One Festucalex cinctus isolate MCC-2025b chromosome 3, RoL_Fcin_1.0, whole genome shotgun sequence DNA window includes the following coding sequences:
- the sema7a gene encoding semaphorin-7A isoform X4, translating into MNVIRGTFVYQIYQKHTVLFHHEDSGEIYVGGTDFVFKLDLDRYQITQNISLEATREEPCQRDPCENVITVIQKFGDILFVCGTNGHRPHCWTVASSSANVTGHQDGTGISPFTYTQNSLSLTVEGDLYAAASLDTDGSSLQFRRKSGRRANMWMYDSWVSEPTFVSASWVKRKDDPAKEKIYIFFREKNSDHNPEADPWISRVARVCKTDEGGSKRFFQNTWTSFLKARLVCGFPDESLYFNRLQDVYVQHAENWRDTRVYALFTSSWNATAVCVYSMETIEGIFNNSTFKGYDKAVPEPRPGTCVRNSRMLPLATVSVVRDHPEMSDWVHSVHSTSPFYVSNNNYTKIIVDRVQAADQNMYNVLLLATDSGKIHKILESGSEPFIISQTEISSNSTIQSMKLDSKKKKLVLSFAEKIYVVDLLSCNEYNKSCADCVLARDPYCSWTTSGCAPTVPEGIQNVIDGKISVCSALTSDHNQVNRTRRNAASPEDEASLTQLTVPKGVPFYLSCPIDSYHAVYTWRHGDQSSPCLQMQSNCLLLLPDKRRQTVGEYECVSEERDYVNVVKRYHVTEQGDQRHSGNRAPSTL; encoded by the exons ATGA ATGTCATCAGAGGAACATTTGTCTACCAAATCTATCAAAAGCACACCGTTTTATTTCATCATGAAGACTCTGGGGAGATTTACGTAGGAGGGACCGACTTTGTGTTCAAGCTTGACTTGGATCGCTATCAAATCACTCAG AATATCTCTCTGGAGGCCACGCGGGAAGAGCCGTGTCAGCGG GATCCTTGTGAAAATGTCATCACTGTCATCCAGAAGTTTGGTGACATTCTGTTTGTCTGCGGGACCAACGGACACAGGCCTCACTGCTGGACGGTTGCGAGTTCT TCCGCTAACGTGACGGGGCATCAAGACGGGACGGGCATCTCTCCGTTTACATACACGCAGAACTCGCTGTCGCTCACAGTTG AGGGGGATCTGTATGCTGCAGCGTCGCTGGATACCGACGGAAGCTCTTTGCAGTTCAGAAGGAAATCGGGCAGGAGAGCTAACATGTGGATGTACGACAGTTGGGTGTCAG AGCCCACGTTTGTCTCCGCCTCCTGGGTGAAGCGGAAAGACGACCCCGCCAAAGAAAAGATCTACATCTTTTTCCGCGAAAAGAACTCCGACCACAACCCGGAAGCCGATCCGTGGATTTCCAGAGTGGCCAGAGTTTGTAAG ACTGATGAAGGCGGATCAAAGCGATTTTTCCAGAACACGTGGACGTCTTTTCTCAAGGCCCGACTGGTGTGCGGATTCCCAGACGAGTCCTTGTACTTCAACCGCCTGCAGGACGTCTACGTGCAGCACGCCGAAAACTGGCGGGACACAAGGGTCTATGCCCTCTTCACCAGCAGCTG GAACGCCACTGCAGTCTGTGTTTATTCCATGGAAACTATTGAAGGCATTTTTAACAACTCCACCTTCAAGGGCTATGACAAGGCTGTTCCGGAACCAAGGCCAGGAACT TGTGTACGCAACAGCCGCATGCTGCCGCTGGCCACCGTCAGCGTGGTGAGGGATCACCCCGAAATGAGCGACTGGGTCCACTCAGTGCACTCCACGAGTCCATTCTACGTCAGCAACAACAACTACACCAAAATCATCGTGGACCGTGTCCAGGCGGCGGACCAGAACATGTACAACGTTCTGCTGCTGGCCACTG ATTCTGGGAAGATCCATAAAATTCTAGAGTCGGGATCCGAACCGTTCATCATCTCCCAAACAGAAATCTCCAGTAATTCCACCATACAGTCGATGAAACTGGACTCCAAAAAG AAAAAACTAGTGTTGAGTTTTGCTGAGAAAATCTATGTGGTGGACCTGCTGAGTTGTAATGAGTATAACAAATCCTGCGCCGACTGTGTTTTGGCTCGTGACCCATATTGTTCCTGGACTACATCTGGATGCGCCCCGACTGTCCC CGAGGGCATTCAAAATGTCATTGATGGGAAAATAAGCGTGTGTTCTGCATTAACATCAG ACCATAATCAAGTAAACCGGACCCGAAGGAACGCCGCGTCACCTGAAGACGAGGCTTCGTTGACTCAGCTCACCGTGCCCAAGGGTGTCCCTTTTTACCTGTCGTGTCCCATTGACTCTTACCACGCCGTCTACACGTGGCGACACGGAGACCAGAGCAGCCCTTGCCTCCAGATGCAATCCAACTGCCTGCTCCTCCTCCCCGACAAGAGACGCCAGACCGTCGGCGAATACGAGTGCGTCTCGGAAGAGAGGGACTACGTCAATGTGGTGAAGAGATACCATGTGACGGAACAAGGAGACCAACGTCATAGTGGCAACCGAG CTCCATCCACTCTGTGA
- the sema7a gene encoding semaphorin-7A isoform X1, translated as MWTRRLEMTTHESMHKMKLIQSLSLFFLTHFHVSSEDTPTVGSRNIPRLVLSKDVIRGTFVYQIYQKHTVLFHHEDSGEIYVGGTDFVFKLDLDRYQITQNISLEATREEPCQRDPCENVITVIQKFGDILFVCGTNGHRPHCWTVASSSANVTGHQDGTGISPFTYTQNSLSLTVEGDLYAAASLDTDGSSLQFRRKSGRRANMWMYDSWVSEPTFVSASWVKRKDDPAKEKIYIFFREKNSDHNPEADPWISRVARVCKTDEGGSKRFFQNTWTSFLKARLVCGFPDESLYFNRLQDVYVQHAENWRDTRVYALFTSSWNATAVCVYSMETIEGIFNNSTFKGYDKAVPEPRPGTCVRNSRMLPLATVSVVRDHPEMSDWVHSVHSTSPFYVSNNNYTKIIVDRVQAADQNMYNVLLLATDSGKIHKILESGSEPFIISQTEISSNSTIQSMKLDSKKKKLVLSFAEKIYVVDLLSCNEYNKSCADCVLARDPYCSWTTSGCAPTVPEGIQNVIDGKISVCSALTSDHNQVNRTRRNAASPEDEASLTQLTVPKGVPFYLSCPIDSYHAVYTWRHGDQSSPCLQMQSNCLLLLPDKRRQTVGEYECVSEERDYVNVVKRYHVTEQGDQRHSGNRGKASAVAAQTLWITFGLSLCLFSN; from the exons ATGTGGACTAGACGCTTGGAGATGACCACACATGAAAGCATGCACAAGATGAAGCTGATTCAAAGTCTTTCGCTGTTTTTTCTGACACATTTTCACGTCAGCTCAGAGGACACGCCGACCGTTGGATCTAGGAATATTCCCAGACTAGTACTGAGCAAAG ATGTCATCAGAGGAACATTTGTCTACCAAATCTATCAAAAGCACACCGTTTTATTTCATCATGAAGACTCTGGGGAGATTTACGTAGGAGGGACCGACTTTGTGTTCAAGCTTGACTTGGATCGCTATCAAATCACTCAG AATATCTCTCTGGAGGCCACGCGGGAAGAGCCGTGTCAGCGG GATCCTTGTGAAAATGTCATCACTGTCATCCAGAAGTTTGGTGACATTCTGTTTGTCTGCGGGACCAACGGACACAGGCCTCACTGCTGGACGGTTGCGAGTTCT TCCGCTAACGTGACGGGGCATCAAGACGGGACGGGCATCTCTCCGTTTACATACACGCAGAACTCGCTGTCGCTCACAGTTG AGGGGGATCTGTATGCTGCAGCGTCGCTGGATACCGACGGAAGCTCTTTGCAGTTCAGAAGGAAATCGGGCAGGAGAGCTAACATGTGGATGTACGACAGTTGGGTGTCAG AGCCCACGTTTGTCTCCGCCTCCTGGGTGAAGCGGAAAGACGACCCCGCCAAAGAAAAGATCTACATCTTTTTCCGCGAAAAGAACTCCGACCACAACCCGGAAGCCGATCCGTGGATTTCCAGAGTGGCCAGAGTTTGTAAG ACTGATGAAGGCGGATCAAAGCGATTTTTCCAGAACACGTGGACGTCTTTTCTCAAGGCCCGACTGGTGTGCGGATTCCCAGACGAGTCCTTGTACTTCAACCGCCTGCAGGACGTCTACGTGCAGCACGCCGAAAACTGGCGGGACACAAGGGTCTATGCCCTCTTCACCAGCAGCTG GAACGCCACTGCAGTCTGTGTTTATTCCATGGAAACTATTGAAGGCATTTTTAACAACTCCACCTTCAAGGGCTATGACAAGGCTGTTCCGGAACCAAGGCCAGGAACT TGTGTACGCAACAGCCGCATGCTGCCGCTGGCCACCGTCAGCGTGGTGAGGGATCACCCCGAAATGAGCGACTGGGTCCACTCAGTGCACTCCACGAGTCCATTCTACGTCAGCAACAACAACTACACCAAAATCATCGTGGACCGTGTCCAGGCGGCGGACCAGAACATGTACAACGTTCTGCTGCTGGCCACTG ATTCTGGGAAGATCCATAAAATTCTAGAGTCGGGATCCGAACCGTTCATCATCTCCCAAACAGAAATCTCCAGTAATTCCACCATACAGTCGATGAAACTGGACTCCAAAAAG AAAAAACTAGTGTTGAGTTTTGCTGAGAAAATCTATGTGGTGGACCTGCTGAGTTGTAATGAGTATAACAAATCCTGCGCCGACTGTGTTTTGGCTCGTGACCCATATTGTTCCTGGACTACATCTGGATGCGCCCCGACTGTCCC CGAGGGCATTCAAAATGTCATTGATGGGAAAATAAGCGTGTGTTCTGCATTAACATCAG ACCATAATCAAGTAAACCGGACCCGAAGGAACGCCGCGTCACCTGAAGACGAGGCTTCGTTGACTCAGCTCACCGTGCCCAAGGGTGTCCCTTTTTACCTGTCGTGTCCCATTGACTCTTACCACGCCGTCTACACGTGGCGACACGGAGACCAGAGCAGCCCTTGCCTCCAGATGCAATCCAACTGCCTGCTCCTCCTCCCCGACAAGAGACGCCAGACCGTCGGCGAATACGAGTGCGTCTCGGAAGAGAGGGACTACGTCAATGTGGTGAAGAGATACCATGTGACGGAACAAGGAGACCAACGTCATAGTGGCAACCGAGGTAAAGCATCGGCTGTAGCGGCACAAACATTGTGGATCACATTTGGACTTAGCCTTTGCCTGTTTTCGAACTGA
- the sema7a gene encoding semaphorin-7A isoform X3, giving the protein MLTQLHWFDCADVIRGTFVYQIYQKHTVLFHHEDSGEIYVGGTDFVFKLDLDRYQITQNISLEATREEPCQRDPCENVITVIQKFGDILFVCGTNGHRPHCWTVASSSANVTGHQDGTGISPFTYTQNSLSLTVEGDLYAAASLDTDGSSLQFRRKSGRRANMWMYDSWVSEPTFVSASWVKRKDDPAKEKIYIFFREKNSDHNPEADPWISRVARVCKTDEGGSKRFFQNTWTSFLKARLVCGFPDESLYFNRLQDVYVQHAENWRDTRVYALFTSSWNATAVCVYSMETIEGIFNNSTFKGYDKAVPEPRPGTCVRNSRMLPLATVSVVRDHPEMSDWVHSVHSTSPFYVSNNNYTKIIVDRVQAADQNMYNVLLLATDSGKIHKILESGSEPFIISQTEISSNSTIQSMKLDSKKKKLVLSFAEKIYVVDLLSCNEYNKSCADCVLARDPYCSWTTSGCAPTVPEGIQNVIDGKISVCSALTSDHNQVNRTRRNAASPEDEASLTQLTVPKGVPFYLSCPIDSYHAVYTWRHGDQSSPCLQMQSNCLLLLPDKRRQTVGEYECVSEERDYVNVVKRYHVTEQGDQRHSGNRAPSTL; this is encoded by the exons ATGTTGACACAGCTGCATTGGTTTGATTGtgcag ATGTCATCAGAGGAACATTTGTCTACCAAATCTATCAAAAGCACACCGTTTTATTTCATCATGAAGACTCTGGGGAGATTTACGTAGGAGGGACCGACTTTGTGTTCAAGCTTGACTTGGATCGCTATCAAATCACTCAG AATATCTCTCTGGAGGCCACGCGGGAAGAGCCGTGTCAGCGG GATCCTTGTGAAAATGTCATCACTGTCATCCAGAAGTTTGGTGACATTCTGTTTGTCTGCGGGACCAACGGACACAGGCCTCACTGCTGGACGGTTGCGAGTTCT TCCGCTAACGTGACGGGGCATCAAGACGGGACGGGCATCTCTCCGTTTACATACACGCAGAACTCGCTGTCGCTCACAGTTG AGGGGGATCTGTATGCTGCAGCGTCGCTGGATACCGACGGAAGCTCTTTGCAGTTCAGAAGGAAATCGGGCAGGAGAGCTAACATGTGGATGTACGACAGTTGGGTGTCAG AGCCCACGTTTGTCTCCGCCTCCTGGGTGAAGCGGAAAGACGACCCCGCCAAAGAAAAGATCTACATCTTTTTCCGCGAAAAGAACTCCGACCACAACCCGGAAGCCGATCCGTGGATTTCCAGAGTGGCCAGAGTTTGTAAG ACTGATGAAGGCGGATCAAAGCGATTTTTCCAGAACACGTGGACGTCTTTTCTCAAGGCCCGACTGGTGTGCGGATTCCCAGACGAGTCCTTGTACTTCAACCGCCTGCAGGACGTCTACGTGCAGCACGCCGAAAACTGGCGGGACACAAGGGTCTATGCCCTCTTCACCAGCAGCTG GAACGCCACTGCAGTCTGTGTTTATTCCATGGAAACTATTGAAGGCATTTTTAACAACTCCACCTTCAAGGGCTATGACAAGGCTGTTCCGGAACCAAGGCCAGGAACT TGTGTACGCAACAGCCGCATGCTGCCGCTGGCCACCGTCAGCGTGGTGAGGGATCACCCCGAAATGAGCGACTGGGTCCACTCAGTGCACTCCACGAGTCCATTCTACGTCAGCAACAACAACTACACCAAAATCATCGTGGACCGTGTCCAGGCGGCGGACCAGAACATGTACAACGTTCTGCTGCTGGCCACTG ATTCTGGGAAGATCCATAAAATTCTAGAGTCGGGATCCGAACCGTTCATCATCTCCCAAACAGAAATCTCCAGTAATTCCACCATACAGTCGATGAAACTGGACTCCAAAAAG AAAAAACTAGTGTTGAGTTTTGCTGAGAAAATCTATGTGGTGGACCTGCTGAGTTGTAATGAGTATAACAAATCCTGCGCCGACTGTGTTTTGGCTCGTGACCCATATTGTTCCTGGACTACATCTGGATGCGCCCCGACTGTCCC CGAGGGCATTCAAAATGTCATTGATGGGAAAATAAGCGTGTGTTCTGCATTAACATCAG ACCATAATCAAGTAAACCGGACCCGAAGGAACGCCGCGTCACCTGAAGACGAGGCTTCGTTGACTCAGCTCACCGTGCCCAAGGGTGTCCCTTTTTACCTGTCGTGTCCCATTGACTCTTACCACGCCGTCTACACGTGGCGACACGGAGACCAGAGCAGCCCTTGCCTCCAGATGCAATCCAACTGCCTGCTCCTCCTCCCCGACAAGAGACGCCAGACCGTCGGCGAATACGAGTGCGTCTCGGAAGAGAGGGACTACGTCAATGTGGTGAAGAGATACCATGTGACGGAACAAGGAGACCAACGTCATAGTGGCAACCGAG CTCCATCCACTCTGTGA
- the islr2 gene encoding immunoglobulin superfamily containing leucine-rich repeat protein 2: MAPRFASLAALWIALLAKARCCPEQCTCQDKFAHQFADCAYKDLLAVPVGLPSNVTTVGLSANKIKSLKSQSFVNITQVTSLWLAHNEIVSIETGTLAPLIQLRNLDISYNKIVNFPWGDLLNLTALQLLKMNNNEMVNLPKDAFSTLKDLRSLRINNNKFTAIVQGTFAALSSMSHLQIYNNPFSCSCSLEWLRDWIATTKISVPEPNSILCEAPEHLKGVMVTKIPKLDCQVPVVTITFQPDIGSVELVEGSTVVLNCETKGSPKPLVSWEVIAGNQNFLFPLPSTDEANDLPINDKTTNSRFLVFQNGTLIVPRLTKKEDGNYTCLAVNDLGKAESTVKLSPAVNKKHTAADSTVDKIRPSYNKPTQPKSSKNNVINWTKGEDRTKIRPEDPSDKQDGPREDGVSKDPVFTRKCGVRDGSEYVSNHAFNMSLDDLKQYTFDFGVIALEVSETEAKVKLNPLQLTRSKSNLHLSSSDDDETVIRQPVGLYQSSSGKAGPDMLYICVDTGNGHSIIKWSNIEEGVNSYHFTGLHPGTNYTLCLTYGGQDCQVQVVFTTRKKIPSLLIIVVVSIFLLGLATVPLLGATCCHLLYKYQGKTYKLIMKAHNPDQMEKQVTGDFDRRTSFVESEKTFNPSEMGEEEGEPPEGEAEAEGSVATESIPGSSSKTNQEEFEVGSEYSDRLPLGAEAVNISEEINGNYKQPSR, from the coding sequence ATGGCGCCGAGGTTCGCATCGCTCGCGGCTCTGTGGATCGCGCTGCTGGCGAAGGCGCGCTGCTGTCCCGAGCAGTGCACCTGCCAGGACAAATTCGCCCACCAGTTTGCCGACTGCGCCTACAAGGACCTGCTGGCCGTGCCCGTGGGTCTGCCCTCCAACGTGACCACCGTGGGCCTCTCGGCCAACAAGATCAAATCCCTGAAAAGCCAAAGCTTCGTCAACATCACCCAGGTCACCTCTCTCTGGCTGGCCCACAACGAGATCGTTTCCATCGAGACGGGCACTCTGGCCCCCTTGATCCAACTGCGCAATCTGGACATCAGCTACAACAAAATCGTCAACTTCCCGTGGGGGGACTTGCTGAACCTGACCGCCTTGCAGCTTCTCAAGATGAACAACAACGAGATGGTCAACCTCCCCAAGGACGCCTTCTCCACGCTCAAAGATCTGCGCTCGCTGCGGATCAACAACAATAAGTTCACCGCCATCGTTCAGGGCACCTTCGCAGCGCTGTCCTCCATGTCCCACCTGCAGATCTACAACAACCCCTTCTCGTGCTCCTGCAGCCTGGAGTGGCTGAGGGACTGGATCGCCACCACCAAGATCTCCGTCCCCGAGCCGAATTCGATTCTGTGCGAGGCTCCCGAGCACCTGAAGGGCGTCATGGTtacaaaaattcccaaactggaCTGTCAGGTTCCCGTTGTCACAATAACCTTCCAGCCCGATATTGGCAGTGTGGAGCTGGTTGAGGGTTCCACGGTGGTCTTGAACTGTGAGACCAAGGGAAGTCCGAAACCGCTTGTTAGCTGGGAGGTGATCGCAGGCAATCAGAACTTCCTGTTCCCTCTGCCCTCCACGGACGAAGCCAACGACCTGCCGATCAACGACAAGACCACCAACAGTCGCTTCCTGGTTTTTCAAAACGGCACCCTGATCGTCCCTCGCCTGACGAAAAAGGAAGACGGGAATTACACCTGCCTGGCGGTGAACGATTTGGGCAAGGCCGAGAGCACGGTGAAACTGTCCCCGGCCgtgaacaaaaaacacacagcggCAGATTCCACGGTGGACAAGATCCGCCCGTCCTACAACAAGCCCACTCAACCCAAGAGCTCCAAAAACAACGTGATCAACTGGACCAAGGGCGAGGACCGGACCAAAATCCGACCTGAAGATCCCTCGGACAAACAAGATGGCCCCCGCGAGGACGGGGTTTCTAAAGACCCCGTGTTCACCAGGAAGTGCGGCGTGCGAGACGGAAGCGAGTACGTCTCCAACCACGCCTTCAACATGAGCCTGGACGACCTCAAGCAGTACACCTTCGACTTCGGCGTCATCGCCCTGGAGGTGTCCGAGACGGAGGCCAAGGTCAAGCTGAACCCGCTGCAGCTCACCCGCAGCAAATCCAACCTTCACCTGAGCTCAAGTGACGACGACGAGACGGTGATTAGGCAGCCCGTCGGTCTGTACCAGTCGAGCTCGGGGAAAGCCGGCCCGGACATGCTCTACATCTGCGTGGACACCGGAAACGGACACTCCATCATCAAGTGGTCCAACATTGAAGAGGGAGTCAACTCCTATCACTTCACCGGACTACACCCCGGCACCAATTACACGCTTTGCCTCACCTATGGGGGTCAAGACTGTCAAGTGCAAGTGGTCTTCACAACCAGGAAGAAGATCCCCTCCCTTCTCATTATCGTGGTGGTGAGCATCTTCCTCCTGGGCCTGGCCACCGTGCCCCTATTGGGGGCCACCTGCTGCCACCTTCTCTACAAATACCAAGGGAAGACCTACAAGCTCATCATGAAAGCACACAATCCCGACCAGATGGAGAAGCAAGTGACCGGAGACTTCGATCGCAGGACGTCCTTCGTGGAATCCGAGAAGACCTTCAACCCCAGCGAGATGggcgaggaggagggggagccCCCCGAGGGAGAGGCTGAAGCCGAAGGCAGCGTGGCAACGGAATCCATCCCCGGGTCTTCATCCAAGACCAACCAGGAGGAGTTCGAGGTGGGCTCGGAGTACAGTGACAGACTACCGCTGGGGGCGGAGGCGGTCAACATCTCCGAGGAGATCAACGGGAACTACAAGCAGCCAAGCCGCTGA
- the commd4 gene encoding COMM domain-containing protein 4, whose translation MRFRFCGDLDCPDWVLAEISTLAKISSVKMKLLCAQVLKGLLGEGIDYEKVTKLTADAKFDSGDIKASVAVLSFILSSAAKHDVDSESLSSELQQLGLPKEHTMGLCKSYEDKHSAVQDKLRETSLRLGRLEAVSWRVDYTLSSSEMKEVNEGVVQLKLQAQGAESGSSQSTLVSLSADKFRVLLSELKQAQMMMNALQ comes from the exons ATG CGATTCCGATTCTGTGGAGATTTGGACTGCCCCGATTGGGTGCTTGCCGAAATCAGCACGCTGGCGAAAATT TCTAGTGTCAAAATGAAACTCCTTTGTGCTCAAGTACTGAAAGGTCTGCTAGGGGAGGGTATtgat TATGAAAAAGTCACAAAGCTTACAGCTGATGCAAAGTTTG ACAGTGGAGACATTAAAGCCAGTGTGGCCGTCCTCAGCTTCATTTTATCAAGTGCGGCAAAACATGACGTCGACAGTGAATCTTTGTCCAGTGAACTGCAGCAGCTCGGCCTACCGAAAG AACACACAATGGGCCTGTGCAAGTCGTATGAAGATAAACATTCCGCAGTGCAAGACAAACTGCGAGAGACCAGTTTGAGAT TGGGTCGACTGGAGGCAGTTTCCTGGAGGGTGGACTACACTCTGAGCTCCAGCGAGATGAAGGAAGTCAACGAAGGAGTCGTTCAACTAAAGCTGCAGGCTCAAGGAGCTGAGTCAGGCTCCTCACAAAGCACTCTGGTCTCGCTTTCTGCTGACAAGTTCAGAGTCTTGCTTTCAG AGCTCAAACAAGCCCAGATGATGATGAATGCTTTACAATGA
- the sema7a gene encoding semaphorin-7A isoform X2, protein MWTRRLEMTTHESMHKMKLIQSLSLFFLTHFHVSSEDTPTVGSRNIPRLVLSKDVIRGTFVYQIYQKHTVLFHHEDSGEIYVGGTDFVFKLDLDRYQITQNISLEATREEPCQRDPCENVITVIQKFGDILFVCGTNGHRPHCWTVASSSANVTGHQDGTGISPFTYTQNSLSLTVEGDLYAAASLDTDGSSLQFRRKSGRRANMWMYDSWVSEPTFVSASWVKRKDDPAKEKIYIFFREKNSDHNPEADPWISRVARVCKTDEGGSKRFFQNTWTSFLKARLVCGFPDESLYFNRLQDVYVQHAENWRDTRVYALFTSSWNATAVCVYSMETIEGIFNNSTFKGYDKAVPEPRPGTCVRNSRMLPLATVSVVRDHPEMSDWVHSVHSTSPFYVSNNNYTKIIVDRVQAADQNMYNVLLLATDSGKIHKILESGSEPFIISQTEISSNSTIQSMKLDSKKKKLVLSFAEKIYVVDLLSCNEYNKSCADCVLARDPYCSWTTSGCAPTVPEGIQNVIDGKISVCSALTSDHNQVNRTRRNAASPEDEASLTQLTVPKGVPFYLSCPIDSYHAVYTWRHGDQSSPCLQMQSNCLLLLPDKRRQTVGEYECVSEERDYVNVVKRYHVTEQGDQRHSGNRAPSTL, encoded by the exons ATGTGGACTAGACGCTTGGAGATGACCACACATGAAAGCATGCACAAGATGAAGCTGATTCAAAGTCTTTCGCTGTTTTTTCTGACACATTTTCACGTCAGCTCAGAGGACACGCCGACCGTTGGATCTAGGAATATTCCCAGACTAGTACTGAGCAAAG ATGTCATCAGAGGAACATTTGTCTACCAAATCTATCAAAAGCACACCGTTTTATTTCATCATGAAGACTCTGGGGAGATTTACGTAGGAGGGACCGACTTTGTGTTCAAGCTTGACTTGGATCGCTATCAAATCACTCAG AATATCTCTCTGGAGGCCACGCGGGAAGAGCCGTGTCAGCGG GATCCTTGTGAAAATGTCATCACTGTCATCCAGAAGTTTGGTGACATTCTGTTTGTCTGCGGGACCAACGGACACAGGCCTCACTGCTGGACGGTTGCGAGTTCT TCCGCTAACGTGACGGGGCATCAAGACGGGACGGGCATCTCTCCGTTTACATACACGCAGAACTCGCTGTCGCTCACAGTTG AGGGGGATCTGTATGCTGCAGCGTCGCTGGATACCGACGGAAGCTCTTTGCAGTTCAGAAGGAAATCGGGCAGGAGAGCTAACATGTGGATGTACGACAGTTGGGTGTCAG AGCCCACGTTTGTCTCCGCCTCCTGGGTGAAGCGGAAAGACGACCCCGCCAAAGAAAAGATCTACATCTTTTTCCGCGAAAAGAACTCCGACCACAACCCGGAAGCCGATCCGTGGATTTCCAGAGTGGCCAGAGTTTGTAAG ACTGATGAAGGCGGATCAAAGCGATTTTTCCAGAACACGTGGACGTCTTTTCTCAAGGCCCGACTGGTGTGCGGATTCCCAGACGAGTCCTTGTACTTCAACCGCCTGCAGGACGTCTACGTGCAGCACGCCGAAAACTGGCGGGACACAAGGGTCTATGCCCTCTTCACCAGCAGCTG GAACGCCACTGCAGTCTGTGTTTATTCCATGGAAACTATTGAAGGCATTTTTAACAACTCCACCTTCAAGGGCTATGACAAGGCTGTTCCGGAACCAAGGCCAGGAACT TGTGTACGCAACAGCCGCATGCTGCCGCTGGCCACCGTCAGCGTGGTGAGGGATCACCCCGAAATGAGCGACTGGGTCCACTCAGTGCACTCCACGAGTCCATTCTACGTCAGCAACAACAACTACACCAAAATCATCGTGGACCGTGTCCAGGCGGCGGACCAGAACATGTACAACGTTCTGCTGCTGGCCACTG ATTCTGGGAAGATCCATAAAATTCTAGAGTCGGGATCCGAACCGTTCATCATCTCCCAAACAGAAATCTCCAGTAATTCCACCATACAGTCGATGAAACTGGACTCCAAAAAG AAAAAACTAGTGTTGAGTTTTGCTGAGAAAATCTATGTGGTGGACCTGCTGAGTTGTAATGAGTATAACAAATCCTGCGCCGACTGTGTTTTGGCTCGTGACCCATATTGTTCCTGGACTACATCTGGATGCGCCCCGACTGTCCC CGAGGGCATTCAAAATGTCATTGATGGGAAAATAAGCGTGTGTTCTGCATTAACATCAG ACCATAATCAAGTAAACCGGACCCGAAGGAACGCCGCGTCACCTGAAGACGAGGCTTCGTTGACTCAGCTCACCGTGCCCAAGGGTGTCCCTTTTTACCTGTCGTGTCCCATTGACTCTTACCACGCCGTCTACACGTGGCGACACGGAGACCAGAGCAGCCCTTGCCTCCAGATGCAATCCAACTGCCTGCTCCTCCTCCCCGACAAGAGACGCCAGACCGTCGGCGAATACGAGTGCGTCTCGGAAGAGAGGGACTACGTCAATGTGGTGAAGAGATACCATGTGACGGAACAAGGAGACCAACGTCATAGTGGCAACCGAG CTCCATCCACTCTGTGA